A DNA window from Oscarella lobularis chromosome 8, ooOscLobu1.1, whole genome shotgun sequence contains the following coding sequences:
- the LOC136190364 gene encoding TGF-beta receptor type-1-like, whose amino-acid sequence MASARIDSASASMRKPRAIVWKRSLVRSLLVGIVLLHGQEVSALRCYCSEDNCDGINYDNCADGECLIQKTDAGGFIYGCASRPSITCNLESTRLCCTTDFCNKPLNTTPPMATPSVESPESPSSSSGTLLIVLAVVVPIAVACLIIVVVAAVVTKIRERSLLRRRHNGAATTTTVSMATGRENGGIVENGQSIEMLEITCSGSGSGLPLLEQRTIARQIELKRCIGTGRFGEVWLGAWRHDEIAVKILSSRDEQSWFQEAEMYQTAMLHHENVLGFIAADNLDIGTWTQLWMVMDYHPRGSLFDVISRETITPYQMYRFAASIASGLAHLHMEIMGSKSQPGLAHKPAIAHRDIKSKNILVKNDGQCCIADFGLAVRHDLVHDTIEHISRNLQQGTKRYMAPEVLDGTLNYKLFDSFKQCDVYAMGLVYWEIARRCECPDMPADDYQLPYYDCVAPDPPIEEMKKVVCCDGYRPLIPERWEYNDNLKLMAKIMKECWYANGPARLTALRVKKSVAIMKENQKMGFPS is encoded by the exons ATGGCATCGGCTCGAATCGACTCCGCATCCGCCTCGATGAGAAAACCGCGGGCTATCGTCTGGAAACGATCACTCGTACGATCGCTCCTCGTCGGAATCGTCCTTCTTCACGGTCAAG AAGTTTCCGCGCTTCGCTGCTACTGCTCCGAAGACAATTGCGACGGTATCAACTACGACAACTGCGCCGACGGAGAGTGCCTCATTCAAAAGACGGACGCCGGCGGATTCATCTACGGCTGCGCGAGTCGGCCTTCCATCACCTGTAATCTTGAATCGACGCGCCTTTGCTGTACAACCGATTTCTGCAACAAACCGCTCAATACGACGCCTCCTATGGCAACGCCTTCTGTCGAATCGCCCGagtctccgtcgtcgtcatccggGACACTTCTCatcgttctcgccgtcgtcgttccaatTGCCGTCGCCTGTCTtattatcgtcgtcgtcgctgccgtgGTGACGAAAATTCGGGAACGGAgtcttcttcggcgacgtcacaatggtgctgctactactactaccGTCTCTATGGCAACGGgacgcgaaaacggcggAATCGTGGAAAACGGTCAATCGATTGAAATGTTGGAAATCACGTGCTCGGGTAGCGGATCGGGTCTGCCGTTGCTCGAGCAACGAACGATAGCGCGTCAAATCGAATTGAAACGATGCATTGGGACGGGACGCTTCGGCGAAGTGTGGCTCGGCGCGTGGCGtcacgacgaaatcgccgtgaaaattctctcgtcgcgcgacgaacagTCTTGGTTTCAAGAAGCGGAGATGTATCAGACGGCAATGCTACATCACGAGAACGTTCTCGGTTTCATAGCGGCGGACAATTTGGACATAGGCACGTGGACGCAGTTATGGATGGTTATGGATTATCATCCGCGCGGTTccctcttcgacgtcatcagccGCGAGACCATTACTCCGTATCAGATGTAtcgtttcgccgcgtcgattGCGAGCGGTCTCGCGCATCTGCACATGGAGATAATGGGCTCGAAAAGTCAGCCGGGTCTCGCTCACAAGCCGGCGATTGCCCATCGCGATATCAAGAGCAAGAATATTCTTGTCAAAAACGATGGCCAGTGTTGTATTGCCGATTTTGGATTGGCTGTGCGTCACGATCTCGTGCATGATACCATTGAGCATATATCGCGGAATTTGCAGCAGGGAACGAAACGCTACATGGCGCCGGAAGTGCTGGATGGCACGCTGAATTATAAGCTCTTTGATTCGTTTAAGCAGTGCGACGTCTACGCTATGGGACTCGTTTATTGGGAGATTGCGAGGAGATGTGAATGTCCAG atatgCCTGCTGATGATTACCAGCTTCCCTACTACGATTGCGTGGCTCCTGATCCTCCaattgaagaaatgaagaaggtCGTCTGCTGTGATGGCTATAGGCCCTTGATTCCTGAACGATGGGAATATAATGAC AACTTGAAATTGATGGCTAAAATTATGAAGGAATGCTGGTATGCCAACGGACCAGCACGACTTACGGCTTTGAGAGTGAAGAAGAGCGTTGCTATCATGAAAGAAAATCAGAAAATGGGGTTTCCTTCGTAA